In a single window of the Streptomyces sp. HUAS ZL42 genome:
- a CDS encoding alpha/beta hydrolase family protein — MTELDMAELAFNGFVGQWTEGTTDGRRAPLLRRPSELGLAYEDVTFPSMDGVPLEGWFIPADSDRLITHNHFSPGNRYGYPGHLPGWDRFGGFEVNFLPAYKALHDAGYNVLAYDLRNHGMSGYGNGGICTIGLTEYRDVIGALRYAAARPDTKNMKKALLSVCLGANSTAVAWAKHPEEFAEIQALVMLQPLEGRSIGEQFSKALGFKGGYDRLDQAVLERTGFHLAEQSPAKYASAITVPTLVAQEHDDIMTTPEAVQAVHDAIPVEDKVMHWIHGSTRRFDGYNYFSEHPEVAVDWFDSHVR; from the coding sequence ATGACCGAACTCGACATGGCCGAGCTGGCATTCAACGGATTCGTCGGGCAGTGGACGGAAGGCACCACCGACGGCCGGCGCGCGCCCCTGCTGCGCCGCCCCTCCGAACTGGGCCTGGCCTACGAGGACGTGACGTTCCCGTCGATGGACGGCGTGCCTCTCGAGGGGTGGTTCATCCCGGCCGACTCGGACCGGCTGATCACCCACAACCACTTCTCCCCCGGCAACCGCTACGGCTATCCCGGACACCTGCCCGGCTGGGACCGCTTCGGCGGATTCGAGGTCAACTTCCTCCCCGCCTACAAGGCACTGCACGACGCCGGCTACAACGTCCTCGCCTACGACCTGCGCAACCACGGCATGAGCGGGTACGGCAACGGCGGCATCTGCACGATCGGCCTCACCGAGTACCGCGACGTCATCGGAGCCCTCCGCTACGCCGCGGCACGCCCCGACACCAAGAACATGAAGAAGGCCCTGCTGTCGGTGTGCCTGGGCGCCAACTCCACCGCCGTCGCCTGGGCCAAGCACCCCGAGGAGTTCGCCGAGATCCAGGCGCTGGTGATGCTCCAGCCGTTGGAGGGCCGTTCCATCGGCGAGCAGTTCTCCAAGGCCCTCGGCTTCAAAGGCGGTTACGACCGCCTCGACCAAGCCGTGCTGGAGCGCACCGGCTTCCATCTGGCAGAGCAGTCGCCCGCGAAGTACGCCTCCGCCATCACCGTGCCCACGCTGGTGGCGCAGGAGCACGATGACATCATGACCACCCCCGAAGCCGTGCAGGCCGTCCACGACGCCATCCCCGTCGAGGACAAGGTGATGCACTGGATCCACGGCAGCACCCGCCGCTTCGACGGCTACAACTACTTCAGCGAGCACCCCGAGGTCGCTGTCGACTGGTTCGACTCCCACGTCCGCTGA
- a CDS encoding MFS transporter, whose protein sequence is MSLTQSRPGTLPSAVPEPRWTARLWAVLAVLCLVLFLDGLDVSMVGVALPSIGHDLGMATGSLQWIINGYVLGYGGLMLLGGRTADLLGRRRVFLVALAVFAAASLLGGLVDSGTLLIATRFVKGVAAAFTAPAGLSILTTTFPEGPQRNRALSVFSLFGALGYSSGLILGGLLTGIGWRWTFLMPVPLALLALVVGLILIPRDRRTETGGQDPAGAVTLTAGMLLAVYAVVTAPQTGWASGATLAAFGVAALLLLAFVLIEQRVRHPLVRFGILRKATTVRANLSIVALMGSYLSFQFMMTLFLQDGLGWSPLRMAFALLPVGLIVAVGSPLTGRLVNRFGTAPLIITSMTSLTLGYVWFLATAGSSPDYVTAMLPSLLLLGGGFAFGYSAIMAQATEGIDDSEQGLASGLVQTSGQVGAALVLAVLTAVIAQAGDSRGDFTAYRPGLNLVTGVAAIGLLLNLAPVLRLRRR, encoded by the coding sequence ATGTCCCTGACCCAGTCCCGCCCCGGGACGCTGCCCTCGGCCGTCCCCGAACCGCGCTGGACCGCCCGCCTCTGGGCCGTCCTCGCCGTGCTGTGCCTCGTGCTGTTCCTCGACGGCCTCGACGTCTCCATGGTCGGCGTCGCCCTGCCCTCCATCGGCCACGACCTCGGCATGGCCACCGGCTCACTGCAGTGGATCATCAACGGCTACGTCCTCGGCTACGGCGGCCTGATGCTGCTCGGCGGCCGCACCGCCGACCTGCTCGGACGCCGCCGCGTCTTCCTCGTCGCGCTGGCCGTCTTCGCCGCCGCCTCGCTGCTCGGCGGCCTCGTCGACAGCGGCACGCTGCTGATCGCCACCCGCTTCGTCAAGGGCGTGGCCGCCGCCTTCACCGCGCCCGCCGGCCTGTCGATCCTCACCACGACGTTCCCGGAGGGCCCGCAGCGCAACCGGGCGCTGTCGGTCTTCAGCCTCTTCGGCGCCCTGGGCTACTCCTCGGGCCTGATCCTGGGCGGTCTGCTCACCGGGATCGGCTGGCGCTGGACCTTCCTCATGCCGGTCCCGCTCGCCCTGCTCGCGCTGGTCGTCGGCCTGATTCTGATCCCGCGCGACCGCCGCACCGAGACCGGCGGCCAGGACCCGGCCGGGGCGGTCACCCTCACCGCGGGCATGCTGCTCGCCGTGTACGCCGTGGTCACCGCCCCGCAGACGGGCTGGGCCTCCGGGGCGACCCTCGCAGCCTTCGGCGTCGCCGCCCTGCTGCTGCTCGCCTTCGTCCTGATCGAGCAGCGGGTCCGGCACCCGCTGGTCCGCTTCGGCATCCTGCGCAAGGCCACCACGGTCCGGGCCAACCTCAGCATCGTCGCGCTGATGGGTTCCTACCTCAGCTTCCAGTTCATGATGACGCTGTTCCTGCAGGACGGGCTCGGCTGGTCGCCTCTGCGCATGGCCTTCGCGCTGCTGCCGGTCGGCCTGATCGTCGCCGTCGGCTCGCCCCTCACCGGCCGGCTCGTCAACCGCTTCGGCACAGCACCGCTCATCATCACCTCGATGACCTCGCTGACCCTCGGCTACGTCTGGTTCCTGGCGACGGCCGGCTCCTCACCCGACTACGTCACCGCCATGCTCCCGTCCCTGCTGCTCCTCGGCGGCGGCTTCGCGTTCGGCTACAGCGCCATCATGGCCCAGGCCACCGAAGGCATCGACGACTCCGAACAGGGCCTCGCCTCCGGCCTGGTGCAGACCTCGGGCCAGGTCGGCGCCGCCCTCGTCCTCGCCGTACTCACTGCCGTGATCGCCCAAGCCGGCGACAGCCGCGGCGACTTCACCGCCTACCGGCCGGGCCTGAACCTGGTCACCGGCGTAGCCGCGATCGGGCTGCTCCTGAACCTGGCGCCCGTACTGCGTCTGCGGCGGCGCTGA
- a CDS encoding NAD(P)-dependent alcohol dehydrogenase: protein MTTVAAYAAPAAKAPLERTTIERRPVGEFDVLIDIKFAGICHSDIHQVQEGWGTAIFPMVPGHEIAGVVSEVGPGVTKYKVGDRVGVGCFVDSCRECDHCKAGLEQYCTGSGMIQTYNYLDKDGRPTYGGYSEKIVVDENYAVRIPDGLALDVAAPLLCAGITLYSPLKHWGAGPGKKVAIVGLGGLGHMGVKIAHALGAEVTVLSQSLRKRDDGLKLGADHYYATSDPKTFEELAGTFDLIVSTVSAPLDFSAYVNLLKIEGALVNVGAPEGPISVNVFPLIMGRRSIAGSAIGGIAETQEMLDFCAEHGFGAEIEVIAASEINEAYERVLASDVRYRFVIDTATI, encoded by the coding sequence ATGACCACCGTTGCTGCTTATGCCGCTCCCGCCGCGAAGGCTCCGCTGGAGCGCACCACCATCGAGCGGCGCCCGGTCGGCGAGTTCGACGTGCTGATCGACATCAAGTTCGCCGGTATCTGTCACTCCGACATCCACCAGGTCCAGGAGGGCTGGGGTACGGCCATCTTCCCGATGGTCCCCGGTCACGAGATCGCCGGTGTCGTCTCCGAGGTCGGCCCCGGTGTCACGAAGTACAAGGTCGGCGACCGGGTGGGCGTCGGCTGCTTCGTCGACTCCTGCCGCGAGTGCGACCACTGCAAGGCCGGCCTGGAGCAGTACTGCACCGGCAGCGGCATGATCCAGACGTACAACTACCTCGACAAGGACGGCCGGCCCACCTACGGCGGCTACTCCGAGAAGATCGTCGTCGACGAGAACTACGCCGTCCGCATCCCCGACGGCCTCGCCCTCGACGTGGCCGCCCCGCTGCTGTGCGCGGGCATCACCCTGTACTCCCCGCTGAAGCACTGGGGCGCGGGCCCCGGCAAGAAGGTCGCGATCGTCGGTCTGGGCGGCCTCGGCCACATGGGCGTCAAGATCGCGCACGCGCTGGGCGCCGAGGTCACGGTCCTCTCGCAGTCGCTGCGCAAGAGGGACGACGGCCTGAAGCTGGGCGCGGACCACTACTACGCCACCAGCGACCCGAAGACCTTCGAGGAACTGGCAGGCACCTTCGACCTGATCGTCTCCACGGTCTCGGCCCCGCTGGACTTCAGCGCGTACGTGAATCTGCTGAAGATCGAGGGAGCCCTGGTGAACGTGGGCGCCCCGGAGGGGCCGATCTCCGTCAACGTCTTCCCCCTGATCATGGGCCGCCGGTCGATCGCCGGCTCCGCCATCGGCGGCATCGCCGAGACCCAGGAGATGCTGGACTTCTGCGCCGAGCACGGCTTCGGCGCCGAGATCGAAGTGATCGCCGCGTCCGAGATCAACGAGGCGTACGAGCGGGTGCTGGCCAGCGACGTCCGGTACCGGTTCGTGATCGACACCGCGACGATCTGA
- a CDS encoding (2Fe-2S)-binding protein has protein sequence MSADLSESAVPPSTESGESSSGPSRRTVIATGVVVGGAVVAGGTFLAGSEEASAAEAAPSSRVSLTVNGTRRTVTVDNRTSLLDLLREHLDLTGSKKGCNAGACGACTVLVDGQRVNSCLTLAVRLEGAEVTTIEGLAKGDELHPLQQAFIDEDAFQCGYCTPGQILSGVGCIQEGHTGSPEEIREWMSGNICRCGCYVKIVRAVEQTAGRK, from the coding sequence ATGTCTGCTGACCTCTCTGAATCCGCTGTTCCACCCTCGACCGAATCGGGTGAGTCCTCCTCGGGGCCGAGCCGACGTACCGTCATTGCCACGGGTGTCGTGGTGGGCGGTGCCGTGGTGGCCGGAGGGACGTTCCTCGCCGGCTCGGAGGAGGCCTCCGCCGCGGAAGCGGCGCCCTCCAGCCGGGTCTCCCTGACCGTCAACGGCACCCGCCGGACCGTGACGGTGGACAACCGGACCTCGCTCCTTGACCTGCTGCGCGAGCACCTCGACCTGACCGGCTCCAAGAAGGGCTGCAATGCCGGAGCCTGCGGGGCGTGCACGGTGCTGGTCGACGGACAGCGGGTCAACTCCTGCCTGACGCTGGCCGTACGGCTGGAGGGCGCCGAGGTCACCACCATCGAGGGCCTGGCCAAGGGCGACGAACTGCACCCGCTGCAGCAGGCGTTCATCGACGAGGACGCCTTCCAGTGCGGGTACTGCACTCCAGGGCAGATCCTCTCCGGCGTCGGTTGCATCCAGGAGGGCCACACCGGTTCGCCGGAGGAGATCCGGGAGTGGATGAGCGGCAACATCTGCCGCTGCGGCTGTTACGTCAAGATCGTGCGCGCGGTCGAACAGACCGCGGGCCGGAAGTGA